A genomic window from Streptomyces sp. WMMC940 includes:
- a CDS encoding CsbD family protein, producing the protein MAADEKTQAKIEQAKGKVKETLGRAVGNERMTAEGRAEQSKGDMRAAKEKTKDAFHR; encoded by the coding sequence ATGGCTGCGGACGAGAAGACCCAGGCCAAGATCGAGCAGGCCAAGGGCAAGGTGAAGGAGACCCTGGGACGCGCGGTCGGCAACGAACGGATGACCGCCGAGGGGCGGGCCGAACAGTCGAAGGGCGATATGCGCGCGGCGAAGGAGAAGACCAAGGACGCCTTTCACCGCTGA
- a CDS encoding MarR family winged helix-turn-helix transcriptional regulator — MTSVDALSRSALAVLHLTGRFTAELNRLTLAHGLSAAQWQVLNAIGTGPRPVSEVARLLGVTRQSVQRTSDVLVSRRLAAYRDNPAHRRAKLLEVTDGGRAVLHGIEPGQAELTRRLCGELGGEDGFRKIIEMLGELSRALCAVAPQTRS; from the coding sequence GTGACCAGCGTCGACGCGCTCAGCCGCTCCGCACTCGCGGTGCTCCACCTGACCGGCAGGTTCACGGCCGAGCTCAACAGGCTGACGCTGGCGCACGGACTCAGCGCGGCCCAGTGGCAGGTACTCAACGCCATAGGCACCGGGCCGCGACCCGTCTCCGAGGTGGCCCGCCTCCTGGGTGTCACCCGACAGAGCGTGCAGCGTACGTCCGATGTGCTGGTGAGCCGGAGACTGGCAGCCTACCGGGACAACCCGGCACACCGGCGCGCCAAACTGCTCGAGGTCACCGACGGCGGTAGGGCGGTCCTGCACGGAATCGAGCCCGGCCAGGCCGAACTGACCCGCCGACTGTGCGGAGAGCTGGGTGGCGAGGATGGATTCCGCAAGATCATCGAGATGCTGGGGGAATTGTCGCGGGCCCTCTGCGCCGTCGCACCGCAAACCCGTTCCTGA
- a CDS encoding non-ribosomal peptide synthetase, giving the protein MTELLHGPADSAVPFPMTETQQALMIGRGEGVELGSIGCYGYFEWEREDLDPERFAAAWRRVVARHDMLRAVGRSDGAQHVLAEPPPYETPVLDLRGLTVDEAEKRLVELREEMSHRVFPVGSWPLFDLRMVLLPGEGSRGRVHLGIDLQVLDASSAFQVLFPDLIDLYEDPGAELPEPGLTFADYARWRADVMPGTEAFRAARDYWLERVPELPPAPSLPKGGGGGAGVRFERHEHRLSPADWERLRNVAREAEVSPSVLLTAAFAEVVRCWAEETDFTLNYPVFERPRVHEDIGSVLGDFTNAVLLAADGSGATFLDRARALRDQLGRDMEHGAFNGVRVLRELTRLHGAGAQAGMPVVVTSLLDYPARRPVTDLGHEVYSISQTPQVSLDVQLRELGGELRIIWDYVDGAFAPGFTAAAFGAYVSLVRRLVEEPQSLRSRRFDLIPPAERELRRRVNDTAGQIPYITLHELFAEQAARTPDAEAVVDAGRRLSYAELASYAWRIGRRLRQHGAKPGELIAVVMEKGWEQYAAVYGILASGAAYLPLDASLPPERLRRLLAHAGVDKVLTQSRLDSRIGWPPNAHRYRVDEDFEIGDAGLPEVAQTPADMAYTIFTSGSTGEPKGVMVDHIGVVNLIRDVARRFGVDGADRLLAVSGLHFDASIYDVFGVLTQGGTVLVPPPFEHAEPDVWADLVSAERVTLWNSVPVLMELLVGEAEVRERRGGGRPLESLRLSVLSGDWIPLTLPDRLRAQSPRVQVVGSGGPTETICWSLFQPIGEVDPAWSSIPYGKPITNQRYYIVDGSAHERPLGVVGEMAVASDVGLALGYLKNEELTRSRFVALPDTGERAYLTGDLGRYLPDGSIEILGRDDFQVKVQGHRIELGEIEAALRQDERVAAAVVVAPASAHGVRRLHAYVVAGREGTGEQILARLSEQLPAYMVPSALTVLEELPLTRNGKVDRLLLASTAGSRQAADDSAAADAAAEPGDALELVLCAAVADILGLDRVGPGDNFFKLGGDSLSGTRLAGLLQDLLGVPVPVKTVFRTPVLATLAARIAADEKHGAEALAAAEALGALPDEDGADLPAGTPDVPGAAARA; this is encoded by the coding sequence ATGACCGAGCTCTTGCACGGCCCCGCCGACAGCGCCGTCCCCTTCCCCATGACCGAGACGCAGCAGGCGCTGATGATCGGGCGGGGAGAGGGCGTCGAGCTGGGCAGCATCGGCTGCTACGGGTACTTCGAATGGGAGCGCGAGGACCTGGATCCGGAGCGGTTCGCCGCCGCCTGGCGCCGGGTCGTCGCCCGTCACGACATGCTGCGTGCCGTCGGCCGCTCCGACGGCGCGCAGCACGTGCTCGCGGAGCCTCCCCCGTACGAGACACCGGTGCTGGACCTGCGCGGGCTCACCGTCGACGAGGCCGAGAAGCGGCTCGTCGAACTGCGCGAGGAGATGAGCCACCGGGTGTTCCCGGTGGGCAGCTGGCCGCTGTTCGACCTGAGGATGGTGCTGCTGCCGGGCGAGGGGAGCCGGGGCCGGGTCCATCTGGGCATCGATCTGCAGGTGCTGGACGCCTCCAGCGCCTTCCAGGTGCTCTTCCCGGACCTGATCGACCTGTACGAGGACCCCGGGGCCGAACTGCCCGAGCCCGGCCTCACGTTCGCCGACTACGCTCGCTGGCGTGCCGACGTGATGCCCGGCACGGAGGCGTTCCGCGCGGCCCGTGACTACTGGCTGGAGCGGGTCCCCGAGCTCCCGCCGGCGCCTTCGCTGCCGAAGGGCGGGGGCGGTGGGGCCGGGGTCCGCTTCGAACGGCACGAGCACCGGCTGTCGCCCGCGGACTGGGAACGTCTCAGGAACGTGGCGCGGGAGGCGGAGGTCTCCCCGTCGGTACTGCTCACCGCCGCGTTCGCCGAGGTGGTCCGCTGCTGGGCGGAGGAGACCGACTTCACCCTGAACTACCCGGTCTTCGAGCGTCCCCGGGTGCACGAGGACATCGGTTCGGTGCTGGGGGACTTCACCAACGCCGTGCTCCTCGCCGCGGACGGTTCGGGCGCGACCTTCCTCGACCGGGCGAGGGCCCTGCGCGACCAGCTCGGCCGGGACATGGAGCACGGTGCGTTCAACGGCGTCCGGGTGCTGCGCGAACTGACCCGGCTGCACGGTGCCGGCGCGCAGGCCGGGATGCCGGTGGTCGTCACCAGCCTGCTGGACTACCCGGCCCGCCGCCCGGTCACCGACCTTGGGCACGAGGTCTATTCGATCTCGCAGACCCCGCAGGTGTCCCTCGACGTCCAGTTGCGCGAACTCGGCGGGGAACTGCGGATCATCTGGGACTACGTCGACGGCGCCTTCGCGCCCGGGTTCACCGCGGCCGCGTTCGGGGCGTACGTCTCCCTCGTCCGGCGCCTCGTGGAGGAACCGCAGAGCCTGCGCAGCCGGCGCTTCGACCTGATCCCCCCCGCCGAACGCGAGCTGCGCCGCCGGGTCAACGACACGGCGGGCCAGATCCCGTACATCACCCTGCACGAGCTGTTCGCCGAGCAGGCCGCCCGCACGCCGGACGCCGAGGCGGTCGTGGACGCCGGTCGGCGGCTCAGCTACGCGGAACTCGCCTCCTACGCCTGGCGGATCGGCCGCAGACTGCGGCAGCACGGCGCGAAGCCGGGCGAGCTGATCGCCGTCGTGATGGAGAAGGGCTGGGAACAGTACGCCGCGGTCTACGGGATCCTGGCGTCCGGCGCGGCCTATCTGCCGCTCGACGCCTCCCTGCCTCCCGAGCGCCTGCGCAGGCTCCTGGCCCACGCCGGAGTGGACAAGGTGCTCACCCAGTCCCGGCTGGATTCCCGGATCGGCTGGCCGCCGAACGCCCACCGCTACCGCGTCGACGAGGACTTCGAGATCGGCGACGCCGGACTGCCGGAGGTCGCGCAGACCCCGGCCGACATGGCGTACACCATCTTCACCTCCGGTTCGACGGGTGAGCCCAAGGGCGTCATGGTCGACCACATCGGTGTCGTCAACCTGATCCGCGACGTGGCCCGGCGGTTCGGGGTGGACGGCGCCGACCGGCTGCTGGCCGTCTCCGGACTGCACTTCGACGCATCGATCTACGACGTGTTCGGCGTGCTGACGCAAGGAGGCACCGTCCTCGTCCCGCCGCCGTTCGAGCACGCCGAGCCGGACGTGTGGGCCGACCTGGTGTCCGCGGAGCGCGTCACGCTGTGGAACTCCGTGCCGGTACTGATGGAACTCCTCGTCGGCGAGGCGGAGGTCCGGGAACGGCGCGGCGGCGGACGCCCCCTGGAGTCCCTGCGTCTCTCGGTGCTCTCCGGCGACTGGATCCCGCTGACCCTGCCGGACCGGTTGCGCGCCCAGAGCCCCCGCGTCCAGGTGGTGGGCTCGGGCGGCCCGACGGAGACGATCTGCTGGTCGCTGTTCCAGCCGATCGGCGAGGTCGACCCGGCCTGGTCCAGCATCCCTTACGGCAAGCCCATCACCAACCAGCGGTACTACATCGTGGACGGCTCCGCCCACGAGCGCCCGCTGGGCGTGGTCGGCGAGATGGCCGTGGCCAGCGACGTCGGGCTGGCGCTCGGCTACCTGAAGAACGAGGAGCTGACCCGCAGCCGCTTCGTGGCACTGCCGGACACCGGTGAGCGGGCCTATCTGACGGGGGATCTGGGGCGCTACCTCCCGGACGGAAGCATCGAGATCCTGGGCCGGGACGACTTCCAGGTGAAGGTCCAGGGCCACCGGATCGAACTCGGCGAGATCGAGGCGGCGCTGCGGCAGGACGAGCGCGTCGCGGCGGCCGTGGTGGTCGCCCCCGCCAGCGCCCACGGCGTCCGGCGGTTGCACGCCTATGTCGTCGCCGGCCGGGAGGGCACGGGAGAGCAGATCCTCGCCCGGCTCTCGGAGCAACTGCCCGCGTACATGGTCCCCTCCGCGCTGACCGTGCTGGAGGAGCTGCCGCTCACCCGCAACGGCAAGGTGGACCGGTTGCTGCTCGCCTCCACCGCCGGCAGCCGCCAGGCCGCCGACGACTCCGCGGCGGCGGACGCGGCCGCGGAGCCGGGCGACGCGCTGGAGCTGGTGCTGTGCGCGGCCGTCGCCGACATCCTCGGCCTCGACCGGGTCGGCCCCGGCGACAACTTCTTCAAGCTGGGCGGCGATTCGCTGAGCGGAACCCGGCTGGCGGGCCTCCTCCAGGACCTGCTGGGGGTGCCCGTGCCCGTCAAGACGGTGTTCCGCACCCCCGTGCTGGCGACGTTGGCCGCGCGGATCGCCGCCGACGAGAAGCACGGCGCCGAGGCTCTGGCCGCGGCGGAGGCCCTCGGTGCGCTGCCGGACGAGGACGGTGCGGATCTCCCCGCCGGTACGCCGGACGTGCCCGGGGCCGCGGCCCGCGCCTGA
- a CDS encoding DUF2461 domain-containing protein, producing the protein MTFSGFPPSAPRLYEALAADNSKESWRARHRAVYERDVRAPMEELAGELSARFAEYAGGVRLLGPVRDTRMSHDKSPYKTYQGAYLDVLPALGFWLHLDREGLYASGRWYPYGGAEVARYRAAVEEEDGGAELAAITDRLTGLGFTIGGDRLTTRPRGVPADHPRLELLRHRKIDAGRRLGPGPSLGSAAAGAFVRETWELVRPLLDWAAVRGLTPRPRGTQGADTPS; encoded by the coding sequence GTGACGTTCAGCGGCTTCCCGCCCTCGGCACCGCGCCTGTACGAGGCACTCGCCGCCGACAACTCCAAGGAGTCCTGGCGGGCTCGTCATCGCGCGGTGTACGAGCGGGACGTCCGGGCGCCCATGGAGGAGCTGGCCGGCGAACTGTCGGCGCGCTTCGCCGAGTACGCGGGAGGGGTGCGTCTGCTCGGCCCGGTCCGGGACACCCGGATGTCCCACGACAAGTCCCCGTACAAGACGTACCAGGGCGCGTACCTGGACGTGCTGCCCGCGCTGGGCTTCTGGCTGCATCTGGACCGGGAGGGGCTGTACGCCTCCGGGCGCTGGTACCCGTACGGGGGCGCCGAGGTCGCCCGCTACCGCGCCGCCGTCGAGGAGGAGGACGGCGGCGCGGAACTGGCCGCGATCACCGACCGGCTGACCGGCCTGGGGTTCACGATCGGCGGGGACCGGCTCACCACCCGGCCACGGGGCGTGCCGGCGGACCACCCCCGACTGGAGCTGCTGCGGCACCGGAAGATCGACGCCGGACGGCGGCTCGGACCGGGCCCCTCGCTCGGTTCGGCCGCCGCCGGAGCCTTCGTCCGGGAGACCTGGGAACTGGTGCGGCCGCTGCTGGACTGGGCCGCGGTCCGCGGGCTGACACCGCGACCGCGAGGCACACAAGGAGCTGACACGCCGTCATGA
- a CDS encoding AfsR/SARP family transcriptional regulator, translating into MLGPLLVQADGVPVRIKGRRQSTVLAMLLLSADRIVSVDTLVDAVWPESPPATARNQIAICVATLRKTFKEAGESELLLTSPPGYVLARGEHRIDVVEFLQHAEQGRDAARHGRAEDACALLEEALSKWRGAALDKLSGERIEAEAARLEQLRLDLMEERAGLMLELGRHRVLTGELGELVARHPLREQSREHLMLALYRSGQRAEALEVFRLGRRLLNEELGIEPGPALQQLHDLILHDSPELSRPPATAPPASVNVLTVPAQLPADVMRFTGRQQELAALDRLLKEPYHPHAPALATVVGVGGVGKTALSVHWASQAADRFPDGQLFADLRGYDEENPPVSPAAVLDRFLRALGVPAPQIPEELDERAALYRSLLSTRRMLVLLDNVRSFAQLRPLLPGGGRSVVLATGREVLDDVTGDYTALRIRLRVLPPAEATTLLTKIAGTDRFGSDPVGLEQLSALCDCLPLALRIAGARLAAKPGLTVRGLVERLRDQRRRLDELSPEEGGVRAGFRLTYRDLSPEAARMYRRLGLLRTPDFAAWAAAATVDTSLWRAEELLDQLVDAQLLEAVEPVPGRPARYRFQDLLQLFARERAEADETEEQCDAALERAFAAWLWLAEEAHRRLDGRDFPVGRPAQRAPAFLSGTADELLAAPLDWFESERAAVADVVAHAAETGRARYAWALTESAVPHFETRNYLEDWQRCADAALSSARRVGDRVGEATTLRLLGSLAIYQRRYEQAEGWNMAALRILRGSDDVHGAALAQRNLAMCARLQGDWDRALEFCRAALEGFSEVRDTRNQAHLLGYLAQIELDRGQVGQALPLAVEAVALSRRSGSVRAETQNLYRLAEARLCAGELDDAAQSFHEVLQLSRKEGDRVGEAHALRGLGETQWSQGLLPAAESTLRQALEITEELSDRFLYARVETDLGCVEALDGRHSAAAERFERAHAALGEVGAQPWRERVLRLLAALRGGPGGAGAAAVPGTERCFTPGTLRLLLADRSD; encoded by the coding sequence ATGCTCGGCCCCCTGCTGGTTCAGGCAGACGGGGTGCCGGTCCGGATCAAAGGCAGACGCCAGTCCACCGTCCTCGCGATGCTGCTTCTCTCCGCCGACCGGATCGTGTCCGTGGACACCCTGGTGGACGCGGTGTGGCCGGAGAGCCCTCCGGCGACCGCCCGCAACCAGATCGCCATCTGCGTCGCCACGCTGCGCAAGACCTTCAAGGAAGCGGGCGAGAGCGAGCTGCTGCTGACGTCCCCGCCCGGCTACGTACTCGCCCGCGGTGAGCACCGCATCGACGTCGTGGAGTTTCTGCAGCACGCGGAACAGGGGCGTGACGCCGCGCGCCACGGTCGGGCCGAGGACGCCTGCGCGCTGTTGGAGGAGGCTCTCAGCAAGTGGCGGGGGGCGGCGCTGGACAAGCTCTCGGGCGAGCGGATCGAGGCGGAGGCGGCCAGGTTGGAGCAGCTCCGGCTCGATCTGATGGAGGAGCGCGCCGGTCTGATGCTGGAGCTGGGCAGACACCGGGTGCTGACCGGGGAGCTCGGTGAACTCGTGGCACGGCACCCCCTGCGGGAGCAGTCGCGCGAGCATCTGATGCTGGCCCTCTACCGCTCCGGACAGCGCGCCGAGGCCCTGGAGGTGTTCCGGCTGGGGCGCCGGCTGCTGAACGAGGAGCTGGGCATCGAACCGGGGCCCGCGCTGCAGCAGTTGCACGATCTGATCCTGCACGACTCGCCCGAGCTGTCCCGACCGCCCGCCACCGCTCCACCCGCGTCGGTCAACGTCCTGACGGTTCCGGCACAACTGCCCGCGGACGTCATGCGGTTCACCGGACGACAGCAGGAATTGGCCGCGCTCGACCGGCTGCTCAAGGAGCCCTACCACCCCCACGCCCCCGCCTTGGCCACGGTCGTCGGTGTGGGCGGGGTGGGCAAGACCGCACTGTCCGTTCACTGGGCGAGTCAGGCCGCCGACCGCTTCCCGGACGGTCAGCTCTTCGCCGATCTGCGCGGCTACGACGAGGAGAACCCCCCGGTCTCCCCCGCCGCCGTGCTCGACCGCTTCCTCCGCGCGCTCGGGGTGCCTGCCCCGCAGATCCCGGAGGAGCTCGACGAGCGTGCGGCGCTGTACCGGAGCCTGCTCAGCACGCGCAGAATGCTGGTCCTCCTGGACAACGTACGGTCGTTCGCCCAACTGCGGCCCCTGCTCCCGGGCGGCGGCCGAAGTGTCGTCCTGGCCACCGGGCGCGAGGTCCTGGACGATGTGACCGGCGACTACACGGCTCTGCGGATCAGGTTGCGCGTCCTCCCGCCCGCCGAGGCCACCACACTGCTCACCAAGATCGCCGGTACCGACCGCTTCGGCAGCGACCCGGTGGGGCTCGAGCAGCTGAGCGCGCTCTGCGACTGCCTGCCGCTGGCGCTGCGGATCGCGGGAGCACGGCTGGCGGCCAAACCCGGTCTCACGGTGCGCGGGCTGGTCGAGCGACTGCGCGACCAGCGGCGGCGGCTGGACGAGCTGAGCCCGGAGGAGGGCGGGGTCCGGGCCGGCTTCCGGCTGACCTACCGGGACCTGTCTCCGGAGGCGGCCCGGATGTACCGCCGGCTCGGGCTGCTGCGCACCCCGGACTTCGCGGCGTGGGCCGCGGCCGCGACGGTCGACACCAGCCTGTGGCGGGCCGAGGAACTGCTCGACCAGCTCGTGGACGCCCAGTTGCTGGAGGCCGTGGAGCCGGTACCGGGCAGGCCCGCCCGGTACCGGTTCCAGGACCTGCTCCAGCTCTTCGCGCGCGAGCGTGCCGAGGCCGACGAGACGGAGGAGCAGTGCGACGCCGCGCTGGAGCGCGCGTTCGCCGCCTGGCTGTGGCTCGCGGAGGAGGCACATCGGCGGCTGGACGGCCGGGACTTCCCGGTGGGCCGACCGGCGCAGCGGGCACCGGCCTTCCTGTCGGGAACGGCGGACGAACTGCTTGCCGCGCCGCTGGACTGGTTCGAGTCCGAGCGGGCCGCGGTCGCGGACGTCGTGGCGCACGCGGCCGAGACGGGCCGGGCGCGGTACGCGTGGGCCCTGACGGAGAGCGCGGTGCCGCACTTCGAGACGCGCAACTACCTGGAGGACTGGCAGCGTTGCGCCGACGCGGCCCTGTCCTCCGCCCGGCGCGTGGGCGACCGGGTGGGCGAGGCCACGACGCTGCGCCTGCTGGGCTCGCTCGCCATCTACCAGCGGCGCTACGAGCAGGCCGAGGGTTGGAACATGGCCGCTCTGCGAATCCTGCGGGGCAGCGACGACGTCCACGGGGCGGCGCTCGCCCAGCGGAACCTGGCGATGTGTGCCAGGCTCCAGGGGGACTGGGACCGGGCGCTGGAGTTCTGCCGGGCCGCGCTGGAGGGCTTCTCCGAGGTGCGCGACACCCGCAACCAGGCCCATCTGCTCGGCTATCTGGCGCAGATAGAACTGGACCGCGGACAAGTGGGGCAGGCGCTCCCACTGGCCGTGGAGGCGGTGGCGCTCAGCCGGCGGTCCGGGTCGGTGCGCGCGGAGACGCAGAACCTCTACCGGCTCGCGGAGGCGCGACTGTGCGCGGGCGAACTGGACGACGCGGCCCAGTCCTTCCACGAGGTGCTGCAGTTGTCCCGCAAGGAGGGCGACCGGGTCGGCGAGGCACACGCGCTGCGCGGACTGGGCGAGACGCAGTGGAGCCAGGGCCTGCTCCCGGCGGCCGAGAGCACGCTGAGGCAGGCCCTGGAGATCACTGAGGAACTGTCCGACCGCTTCCTGTACGCGCGGGTGGAGACCGATCTGGGCTGTGTGGAGGCGCTGGACGGCCGGCACTCGGCAGCGGCGGAGAGGTTCGAGCGGGCTCATGCCGCGCTCGGCGAAGTCGGGGCCCAGCCCTGGCGGGAAAGGGTCTTGAGGCTGCTCGCCGCGCTGCGCGGCGGGCCGGGCGGGGCGGGTGCTGCCGCGGTCCCCGGGACGGAACGATGCTTCACACCCGGGACGTTGCGGCTGCTCCTGGCGGACCGGTCCGACTGA
- the glyA gene encoding serine hydroxymethyltransferase translates to MTFTLPAPLGAPGAYGAPTAAGPRPETPDMITFAGHAATRLRRTDAVLYELLNREADRQNNTLMMVAASSVADPSVLACGGSTLGNLTAEGYPGGRYHAGCSVADEIERLAIERARAAFSARDAIVQPHSGSSANLAVLTALLAPGDTLLGLDLDCGGHLTHGSPASVSGRYYNAVGYRLTPEGLLDYDRIRDLALTHRPKLIVCGASAYPRSIDFARFREIADETNAYLLADISHIAGLVAAGLHPSPVDHAHITTTSTYKQLYGPRGGLILLGRDAGKSGPERGTLASTMRRAVFPFTQGTPDLASIAAKARALDFVAGPEFAELAKRLADGAQAIAERLSERGLRLVTGGTDTHMVLIDLRPAGLTGDVAEQALESCGIVVNRNRVPGDTTPVRTTAGLRLGSNTLAARGMDRNAAGECADLVADVLDALRAGSGVLPVEARAAARARVDALCARHPLPGYGS, encoded by the coding sequence ATGACGTTCACCCTGCCCGCGCCGCTGGGCGCCCCGGGCGCGTACGGTGCTCCGACGGCCGCGGGTCCGCGGCCGGAGACACCCGACATGATCACCTTCGCCGGACACGCCGCCACCAGGCTGCGCCGCACCGACGCCGTCCTGTACGAGCTGCTGAACCGCGAGGCGGACCGTCAGAACAACACGCTGATGATGGTCGCCGCCTCGAGCGTCGCCGACCCGTCCGTGCTGGCCTGCGGCGGAAGCACGCTCGGGAATCTCACCGCCGAGGGCTATCCGGGCGGGCGCTACCACGCCGGCTGCTCGGTCGCCGACGAGATCGAGCGGCTGGCGATCGAGCGGGCCCGTGCGGCGTTCTCGGCGCGGGACGCCATCGTCCAGCCGCACTCGGGGTCGTCGGCGAACCTGGCGGTGCTCACCGCCCTGCTCGCACCCGGCGACACCCTGCTGGGCCTGGACCTCGACTGCGGGGGGCATCTCACGCACGGCTCACCCGCCTCGGTCAGCGGCCGCTACTACAACGCCGTGGGGTACCGGCTCACCCCCGAGGGGCTGCTGGACTACGACCGGATCCGCGATCTGGCCCTCACCCACCGGCCCAAGCTGATCGTCTGCGGGGCGAGTGCCTACCCGCGCAGCATCGACTTCGCCCGCTTCCGGGAGATCGCCGACGAGACGAACGCCTATCTGCTCGCCGACATCTCCCACATCGCGGGCCTCGTCGCCGCGGGACTGCACCCGAGCCCCGTCGACCACGCCCACATCACCACCACCAGCACCTACAAGCAGCTGTACGGGCCGCGGGGCGGGCTGATCCTGCTCGGCCGTGACGCCGGCAAGTCCGGGCCCGAGCGCGGGACGCTCGCCTCGACCATGCGCCGCGCGGTGTTCCCGTTCACCCAGGGCACTCCGGACCTCGCGTCGATCGCGGCCAAGGCCCGGGCCCTGGACTTCGTGGCGGGGCCCGAGTTCGCCGAGCTGGCCAAGCGGCTGGCGGACGGCGCCCAGGCGATCGCCGAGCGGCTGTCCGAACGCGGCCTGCGCCTGGTCACCGGCGGGACGGACACCCACATGGTGCTCATCGACCTGCGCCCGGCCGGTCTGACCGGGGACGTCGCCGAGCAGGCCCTGGAGTCCTGCGGCATCGTCGTCAACCGCAACCGCGTCCCGGGCGACACCACGCCCGTGCGGACCACCGCCGGACTGCGGCTGGGCAGCAACACCCTGGCGGCACGCGGCATGGACCGCAACGCGGCGGGCGAGTGCGCGGACCTGGTCGCGGACGTCCTCGACGCGCTGCGGGCCGGCTCCGGAGTGCTCCCGGTCGAGGCGCGCGCGGCGGCGCGGGCACGCGTCGACGCACTGTGCGCCCGCCACCCGCTCCCGGGGTACGGGTCGTGA
- a CDS encoding AfsR/SARP family transcriptional regulator — translation MEFRVLGPVEVRRHGSRVPLSGTKLHTVLAALLMSREEVVSDDRLSRLLWGWTPPATASAQLYTYVSRLRKILGDDILIDRRPPGYAMAIGNSSLDLIEFQELDREGREALSAQDHERAGDLLRGALARWNGPPLANTTDHLAAAEAPCLTEARAVTLENRIAADLALGRHEEITVELTGLVAEFPLRERIRCQLMTALCRCGRQADAIHLYHHGRAVLAEELGVDPGEELQATYRALLDGSLVRHPRRAGAPAASEPGGRRQGERETHGVPATLPPDTVDFTGRERELELLSRALTPDASAADRPRRVLVTGMAGVGKTALAVHAAHRCKRHFPDGQLYADLRAPDGTARPAGGVLVQLLRALGLALGSGVADDTDELVRLYRERTGGRRLLVLLDNAASAAQLGPLLPNTPEPAVLVTGRTALPTVAGAHTVALDPLEDGPALQVLAAAAGPERIAAAPGAAAVIVEHCAGLPLALRIAGTRIAARPHYAPDRFARRLADPDTRLRELHSGDLDVQGALLASWRALRPDARRAFPDLGGMGPEPFPAVRAAGLLGLPEGEAELLLEALADEALLEVSGADEWGRPCYVFHPLVRLFALSLPDDRAQGAPAGRFRGGVTGG, via the coding sequence ATGGAATTCCGAGTGCTCGGGCCGGTCGAGGTCCGCCGGCACGGGAGCAGAGTGCCGCTCTCCGGCACCAAGCTGCACACCGTGCTGGCAGCGTTGCTGATGTCCCGCGAGGAGGTCGTCTCCGACGACCGGCTGAGCCGGCTGCTCTGGGGCTGGACACCGCCCGCCACCGCGAGCGCCCAGCTGTACACCTATGTGTCGAGGCTGCGGAAAATCCTGGGCGACGACATACTCATCGACCGCAGGCCACCCGGATATGCCATGGCCATAGGCAATTCCTCGCTCGATCTGATCGAATTCCAGGAACTCGACCGGGAGGGCCGGGAAGCGCTTTCCGCGCAGGATCACGAAAGGGCGGGAGATCTTCTCCGGGGCGCCCTCGCGCGCTGGAACGGCCCTCCGCTGGCCAACACCACGGACCATCTCGCGGCCGCCGAGGCCCCCTGCCTGACGGAGGCACGCGCCGTCACCCTGGAGAACCGGATCGCCGCCGACCTCGCGCTCGGACGCCACGAGGAGATCACCGTCGAACTCACCGGCCTCGTTGCGGAGTTCCCCCTGCGGGAGCGCATCCGCTGCCAGCTGATGACCGCGCTGTGCCGCTGCGGACGGCAGGCCGACGCGATCCACCTCTACCACCACGGCCGCGCGGTGCTGGCCGAGGAACTCGGCGTCGACCCGGGCGAGGAACTGCAGGCCACCTACCGGGCGCTGCTGGACGGCTCCCTGGTGCGGCATCCCCGGCGGGCCGGCGCCCCGGCGGCGTCGGAGCCCGGCGGCCGCCGCCAGGGCGAACGGGAGACCCACGGCGTGCCCGCCACACTGCCCCCGGACACGGTGGACTTCACGGGCCGCGAGCGCGAACTGGAACTGCTGTCCCGGGCCCTCACCCCGGACGCGTCCGCGGCGGACCGGCCCCGCCGGGTTCTGGTGACGGGAATGGCCGGCGTCGGCAAGACCGCGCTCGCCGTGCACGCGGCGCACCGCTGCAAGCGGCACTTCCCCGACGGACAGCTGTACGCCGACCTGCGTGCTCCGGACGGCACCGCGCGGCCGGCCGGCGGGGTGCTGGTGCAGCTGCTGCGGGCACTGGGGCTCGCCCTCGGCTCGGGCGTGGCCGACGACACCGACGAACTCGTCCGTCTCTACCGGGAGCGCACCGGCGGCAGGCGGCTGCTCGTTCTGCTGGACAACGCCGCGAGCGCGGCGCAGCTCGGACCGCTGCTCCCCAACACCCCGGAACCGGCCGTCCTCGTCACGGGACGCACCGCGCTACCCACCGTGGCCGGGGCCCACACCGTGGCCCTCGATCCACTGGAGGACGGACCGGCGCTCCAGGTACTGGCAGCGGCAGCGGGGCCGGAGCGGATCGCCGCCGCCCCCGGTGCGGCGGCGGTCATCGTGGAGCACTGCGCGGGGCTGCCGCTGGCGCTGCGCATCGCGGGCACGCGGATAGCGGCCCGGCCGCACTACGCGCCGGACCGGTTCGCCCGGCGGCTGGCGGACCCCGACACGCGGCTGCGGGAACTCCACTCGGGCGACCTGGACGTGCAGGGCGCGCTGCTCGCCTCCTGGCGGGCACTGCGGCCGGACGCCCGCCGGGCGTTCCCGGACCTCGGCGGCATGGGCCCGGAGCCGTTCCCCGCGGTGCGGGCCGCCGGGTTGCTGGGGCTGCCCGAGGGGGAGGCCGAGCTGCTGCTGGAGGCCTTGGCGGACGAGGCGCTGCTGGAGGTGAGCGGCGCCGACGAGTGGGGCCGGCCCTGCTACGTGTTCCACCCACTGGTGCGGCTCTTCGCCCTCTCCCTTCCGGACGACCGGGCGCAGGGCGCGCCGGCCGGACGGTTCCGTGGGGGCGTAACCGGTGGCTAA